In Pirellula sp. SH-Sr6A, the DNA window GACGCAAGTCAATTTAGGGGCAGCGATGATTGCGGCGGTGTCGATGGGATTGAGCGTCGATTCATCCATTCATTATCTGACCCGTTTCCATCGGGAAAGAAAGAAGCTCGAGAGCTTCGACGAGGCTTTGCAAGCGGCTCAGTCGGAAATCGGACTATCGGTCTTTTTCTCGACCTTCGCATTGATGATGGGGTTTGGAGCACTAGCGATGAGCGACTTTTTGCCGACCGTTGTATTCGGAACGACGGCGGCATGCACGATGTTAGGAGGGATGATTGGCAATCTAGTCTTATTGCCAGCCCTGTTGCAATCCGTCCGCAAGATCTTGTGATACAGTACAAGCGAAGATGTGCGACCGTCGGGAACGATCGCACACGTTCCAGTTTGAACCTGTTTCGATATGCAAGTCTGAGGAAGCTGTGGGAAGAGAACCGCTGGAAGCGGAATGCAAGTTTCGCGTGGAGAATGCAGCCCATCTAGAGGCCAAACTGCTTGGTGTCCACGCAAAATTCGTGGGAAGGGAGCATCACTGCGATACCTATCTGCGGCATCCAGCACGCGACTTTCGCACGACCGACGAGGCGCTTCGGATTCGAGAAATCGACGGGCGGCCTCACGTCACGTACAAAGGCCCGCGTCAACCGGGTCCGATCAAGATTCGACCGGAGATCGAGCTCCCATTGGTACCTGATACTTCGACCGAATGGTTTCAAATCTGGGAATGTCTTGGATTTCAAATCGCTGCCAAGGTAGAGAAACATCGAGACATATACCAGGTTGAACAGGAAGGTCGATTGCTAACCGTTACGATCGATCGCGTGGATAATCTTGGGGTCTTTGCCGAAATCGAACGAGTCGTAGGAAGCAGCGAGGAGGCTGAGATGGCTCAACGCGACATCCTTGCGTTGGCTGAACTTCTAGGTCTGCACGGGGTCGAGCGACGTAGTTACCTTGGTCTCCTCCTCGAGAAATCGACCGACGAAGCCTAACCCCCGTTTCGTCTTCACTTAGCGTCTTAACGCCTTTGCGAGAAACTTGGAGCATGAAGAAGTGGCGCGCCAAGGCGCAACGCTCGCAGAGGGAAAACGAAGCGTGTTAGATGGTTCTGTCTGTATACTTTCGCTTGTCGATTAGCTTATAAACGACCAACCAACAACAGGTGTTCCATTTCGTCTTCACTTAGCGTCTTGGCGCCTTTGCGAGAAAATTGGAGCATGAAGAAGTGGCGCGCCAAGGCGCAACGCTCGCAGAGGGAAAACGAAGCGTGTTAGATGGTTCTGTCTGTATACTTTCGCTTGTCGATTAGCTTATAAACGACCAACCAACAACAGGTGTTCCATTTCGTCTTCACTTAGCGTCTTGGCGCCTTTGCGAGAAAATTGGATGCGTGGAGAGGTGGCGCGCCAAGGCGCAAAGCTCGCAGAGGGAATTCAGGGATAGATGTGAGAGGATAAGGGAGGATGACGGGTTGTGATAAGAGATACGATGGCAGTTCGTAACGAACTTTCTAGCCGCTTCACCCGGCTCTCATTACCCCAAACTTGTCTTGCCTTAGCGTCTTGGCGCCTTGGCGAGAATCTTGGAGCTTGAATCAGTTACGCCTTGGCGAGGAACTCTCTCCAGTCGAGTTTCGTCGTCATTAGGGATTGGTAAGGTCTGGTGCCCAGAGCCCGGGTTTGAGCGAGGGAGTTTCTCCAGATGGCGGATAGGTCGTTTTCACGGCCGCTTGAAGTTGTTTTGAGAGTTCATCTCGGATCGAGGCGAAATCCGATTCGTTCGCAAGATTTCGGATTTCATGCGGGTCCTTGTCATGATCATAGAGTTCGCGGCCCCGTTCTCCCTCGGCCCATTCGGTGTACCGATATCGATCCGTACGCAGGCTGTATCCAAAGAATCGCTTTCCATCAGCACCGACGTTCGTCGTCACCGCCGCGGCTGCTTGCCCGCCACCCCGCATGACTTGCGTTAAAGCCCAGCCACGTCCTTTCGTTTCCGGGGCATTCAAAATAGGAACGAGACTCTCGCCTTGCAACGCGTCTTGCGTCGGGACTTGGCATAGTTCCGCAAGTGTCGGATAGAGATCGACGTGCGAGACGGGCGTCTTCGCAACTTGTCCTGCTTGCTTTGAGTTGGGAGTCACGATCAAAAGGGGGACCCGTGCGCTCTCTTCGAATAGACTCATTTTCTGCCACAGCCCATGCTCGCCCATGTGGTATCCGTGGTCGCTTGTAAAGACGATGATGGTGTTCTCGGATAGTTTCAATCGGTCCAGGGTATCGACGACTCGGCCTACTTGGGAATCCATGAAACTGATGCTGGCCAAGTAGGCTTGCCGAGCTTCTTGGCGAAGTTCATCCGTCAACTTGTCTTGCTCCCGTTTATAGCTCCCCAAGCCGGGTGCTGGGATATCTTTTTGATCTTCGTCGATCCCTTGAACGACCGGCATCGATTCTCGGGGGTATTTGGAAAAGTACGTTTTGGGAGCAACGTAAGGCGTGTGGGGGCGAAAGAATCCGAGGGCCAGAAAGAAGGGCCGATCATTTTGTTTGGAACAACGTTCCAACACCCATTCCGCATCCGAAGCCATCAATCCATCGGTATGTTTGGCATCTGGTTCAGGGGAAGCAAACCAGCTCAGCGTACCGCCGAATTGTCCGGGAGTCAGAGAATAGATCTGCGGTTCTTCTACCAACCGATCGACGCCGGCAGGGTTGATTTCCATTTCCCAGCTACCGGGATCATCATGCCCGTTGGTTCCGATCGAGCGAGGAACGTTGTAGTGATATAGCTTTCCGATGCGCGTTACAAAGTAGCCCGCATTGCGAAACGCTTGCGGGAGACTTCGGTGCGTCGGAATGGTTTGACGAAATATCTGGGCATTGGCGAGAATTCCGGTCGAGTTCGGGTAGAGGCCGGTAAGCATCGAGTTACGACTTGGACCGCATAAGGGGAACGTGCAATACGCCCGATCAAATCGCACACCCCGAGCTGCCAACCGATCGATATTCGGTGTTTTGGCCAGAGGATCCCCGTAGCATCCGAGCATGTTGTTCAAGTCGTCGGAGATGATAAAGAGGACATTGGGGCGGCTGTCTGCAGCAGGAGCGATAGGGCAGCAGACTAGCAAAAGCAGCATCCCTAGGGAGAGGGGAAGTCGATGCATGGCAAATGGAACCTCTGAACGAGCTTGCGCGAAACGTCACTTTCCGGACGATCCGTATGATACTGGGAAGCGCAGGTCTTGGGGCAACAGGCCATTGTGGTATTCTGGAGGTTACGAGCCATTTTGAAAATGCGAAAGTAAGACGCGTCAGAACGTGAAAAGGAGGCGGCCATCCTTGACGCTTACTTGAATGCGCTCGGAATGCTTCTGCTTTTCGAACAGGCTGAATAGCAGGGGCTATGCCATTAGGTGTCTATGAGCGCATTAGGCGAAATCCGCTCAACCGGTTTATGGCCAAGGTCGAAAAGGCAGAATCAGGCGGCTGGGAATGGCGTAGCTGCCGCATGCATGACGGCAACGGGCGGTTCTGGAACGGCTCGAGGGACTCGCACTAGCATCGCTGGTCTTACAATCGCCACATCGGGCCGATCCCGGTTGGGCTGGTCATTTTTGACCTTTGCCGCAACCTGTCCTGCGAAAGTCCGGTGCACCTAGAATGCGTTTCGATGAAGACTAACACCGATCGTGGTGTTCTTTATCTTGTGCTCGCAGCGAAGGCCGCGGTTAAAACACACCGCAAGCGAGGTCATTAACTCTCCGGTGATAATCTGCGGATCGATGCGAGGGGAATCGAGGCTGTAAAGCCTGCCAAAGCGAAAATTGGAAAGAATTGAAAAGGATGAATAGATAGCGAGCAAATCAGTTGCAGCGAATCAGGCGGGCCAACGGAGTGACCTAACTGTCGCGTATGAATCAAACAACCGCCGTGCAGAGGTGAATGGTGTGGAGGTGTAGTTCTTCCGCATGTCCGACAAGCGGCGGAGCAAAGCCGGTTTTTGGTTCGACGTGTGCGAGGATGCCTGCGATGCGAAACGGCTGGCACAGCGGTGGGCATTCAGCGGAAAACTGGGGAAGCTGGTTATTTGATAGCCGGGAACGTTCTTGCACTACTGGTATTTAAGTTTGGCGGCGGGTACTCTTTTGGCTTGTATTGACACCCTCATATTAGCCAGTCCGCGAGGAGGCCCCCGTTCCGGCCACTGCGGGCCGCGATTTACCAGAGCCGCGCATGTCTACCGAACCCGCAGACCCGAAGAGTTTCGTGTCGAATTGGATGGAGAAGGCAAAGAGCGAAGCCTCGCTCAATCAAGATATGATTGCTCTGCTTGAGAGCCATGAGAAAAGCGGCACTTCCAACGACGATGCGATTTTCAGGGCGTTGCTCAAGGATCTTTTGAAGAAGGAGGTGCCAAGTGACGTTCATTAAGAAAATCACGGTGTCCGGGTTCCGGGGCATTCTCACACCGGTGGAGCTGCCGTTCGTCCACGGCGGCAAGCCAACATCAATGGCTTTGTTTGGGCGTAATGGTTACGGAAAAAGCTCGCTAACGGACGCTTGGGAATGGCTGCAAACAGATAAAATCGAACGGCTTGGGCGTGAGGGTGCGGGAGCGAGTACGTTTCCCCACCGTTCAGCCAAGAACGGCGAGTCATACATCGAGGTGGAGTTCGCCACATTAGGCTCGGGAAAGATCACATTCAACCAAAAGAAGATCACCATTCCCACAAAGGATGGTGCGGTTGACGCATTTCGACAGGTGGCACCGTATCCATGCTCATTGCGATACGAAGACCTAACACGATTCGTTTTCTACACAAAAGCCGAACAATATGATGCGCTGGCTGTGCTGATGGGGTTCACGCCGCAGGTGGAGTATCAAAAGATGCTCCGGCGGGTCTCCCGTAAGCTGGAGGAGGAAGCAACCAAGCGCAAAGCCATTACCGACCGTGAAAATAGCAAGTTGGCGGAAATGATCGGGGATGCACCCGACGCGGCCACGCTGTTGGCATTTCTGCAGCAGCAGTTCGTTCACGCCGGGGACACCGCTCCAGCAACCAAAGAAGACGCTGTGAAGGCAGTCGAGGGCCTGAAGGAGCGAATCAAGAACGACCCGCGGGCTGCGGCTCTTGCAAACCACAGCGCCCTTCGTAAGTGCGTGGCTGAGCTAAAGACTGGGGCGACAGTTGAGGCCGACCTCATTGCTTATGCCACGGAGATGGAGGAATTCAAAAGTGCGGAGGGCAACGCAGTCGATCTGATTCTGATTGGGCTGTATGAGAAGGGCAAAGAGGTTGTTGACAAGCGGAAGTTGGCAGAGGGCGATCCCTGCCCGCTGTGCGGCATTCCGTTTGAGGGAAGCCTTGCCGACCATATCAAAGCCGAGCTGGAGGCACTTCAAACTCTGAAGGCGACCAAGGACAAGGTTGACGCGAAACGAAAACAGCTGATCACGGCCATCACTCCCTTTGGCAAGCTCGCCAAAGCACTGGAGGCTGGAACCAAGGGCAACGCCGTAGCAACGGCGGAATTGCTGAAAGACCTCACTGATTCCTGCAATGCATTGGACGCCCCTTTCGCGGACTTGGGGCCATTGCTGAAAGTCTCACCAGAAAACATCGTTGACGAAACACCCGCAGGAATACGCACTGCTGCCGCCGCTATAAAGAATAAGGCACAACTGTTTGATGTGGCGCAAAAGGCATTGCTGGAAAAGCTCGACAAAGAGATCGAATCCCTGAAGGATGATGGGGCGCGGAGCAGGCTGGTCGAGGCCGAGGGCAAGATTATTGGCGCACTCAAGCAATGGGAAGAGTGGGACAAAGCTGCCACTGAACAGATCGTAGTGATGAAAAAAGGTGCGGACTTCCAGGCTATCGCGGATAACTACATCAAAACGAGCAACGCAGACATAGAGTCCAAATTCAACAGCATTTCCGCTGAAGTGGAGAAATACTTTGGCATCCTCGAAGAACACACGGACGGCGTGGGAAAGCCCGTGCTGCGGCTACAAACTGACCAAGACAGAGCGGTAACACTCGAAATCGAGTTCCGTGGCGAAGCGATCAGTCCCGCTTACAAATATCTGAGCGAATCACAACTCAACAGCTTCGGCCTTGCGCTGTTTCTGGCAACGGCCCGTCGGTTCAATGGCAACTTCCGGTTCTTGCTGTTGGATGACATCGTGAATAGCTTTGACGGTTACAAACGCCCGCAGCTGATTAAACTTCTGAAGACCGAGTTTGACGATTTCCAGTTTCTGGTTCTGACCCACGATGATATTTGGTGCGAGCAATTATTTTCCAGCTTCCCCAAGTGGGTCAGGAAACGAATCTTTCGTTACGATGTGAATACTGGGCCGATGTTGCAGGATGGGTGCTGCGAACTGGAGAAGGTCGAGCAAGACCTTGACATTGATGAACCCACGAGAGCAGGCAGATCGCTTGGGCCGATTCTGGAGCGTGACCTTCAGGAACTTTGCGAAGCATTTGAAGCGTCTGTCGCCTATACCCGCAAGAACGAACACACGCTGAAACCACTTCTCACCCGGCTTATCGCACGTGTAAAAGACAAGCTGAAGCCGGCGCACAAGCTGTGCAAGGCGCTAGAACAGTTGGACGCGAACTCGTCATTCCGGAACTTCTGTTCACACTGGAAGAATCCCTCGACACCATTCACAACACCAGAAATAAGCGAGGTGGTGAAGATGTGGAAAGACATCATTGCGATGGTGAAGTGCGGGGAAGACAAATGCGTTGGTTACGTGAAATACGATAAGGATGTTTTCGTCTGTAGCTGCAAGAAGTTAACGCTGGCGAAGGGAGATACGGCCTAACGCCTCGGTCGAGCAGTGACTCCATCAGCAGCGAATCGCCACCCCCAGTAAGGCCGAGGGGCAGGCCGAAGAAGAATAAGTTACCGTTGAGGTGATTGCCTCACGCTTTCTTCGCCCATGCGCTAAGGCGACACAGCGAAAGCAGAACGTCCGAAGTGAATTTAGCTTCCTCGATGTTCTTGTAGAGAATCAAACGCCTATCCACATGGTGCTGCACTTGATTTCTTGTGACGTATAGAAGGTGCGCCGCGTGAGCGATCCTCTCGATCTTTGTCAAGCCAGCATTCTCGATGTCCGCCTTGATAGCCGGATAATACATATTGAATGTGGCGGTGTTATGCACATTGCGGGCATTCATGTATCCGTCAATCAATGTCGAAATGTCGCCTCGTTGAGTTGCGGCGAATCCTTGCTTAAGTAGCGATTTAAGCTGCCAGGGCTTTGGTGTGGCAATATCTGCCTTCCGATACACTTCGGTCTCCAGCAGTCTTGCAAGGTCGGCGATGAGGTTCCAATATTCAATTCGAATACTGTTTGACTCCTGCCAGTGGGAACTATCTACCAAATGTCGCAGGTGAATTCTCCGTGCCGCAGAAACGATGTAGAGCAGTTTCGATGGGCCGGAAAGTTTTCGCCAGCTCTTCTTTCCAGCGTCCTTTGAATACGGAACTCCCCAGAGGTCATTATGGAGCGTTAGAGGATACTTCTCTTCTGCCAAATCGAGTGTGTCCCAGAAGTTCGTGTCGAACAGCTCTTGATTCAGAAAGATGTTCCAGGTCTTTTTGCCGGTCGTCAGCCGCGTCTCTTCCTGCGCCAATTCGAAAAAGTGAATAGCCGACGTGAAGTCCGCCGACCGAATTCGAGCAATGCCGATGTTGAAGGTTATTGAGCCTTTGTGAATCTGGCAATTGTTCTTCTCTTGATATGCCAAGGCATGTTCGTAAACTTCGATGAAAATCAGCCCAGCGATGGCTGGATCTCGATGGCTTATCGCAAGAATAATGCCGTTGTTTGCGGGGCCGAACATCTTGTCGTCATCGTTGAGGTTGCGCGGTCCAACCGCGCGAGCGTCGATCCGAGCCTTCGTTAGCTCGATGATTTGTTGGGCCGGCGCGTTTCGGTATTGGTGCGCAGTGCTGAATTGTTGCAATGACATTGGCCGGGACACATCCAGTCTGGCTATCAAAAAAAGTGTTTGCACGAAGGTGAAGGCTGTGGCACTGATAATAGCATACGCTAGGCACTGTTTGAAAACTGTTAACTACACATCATTCGGAGGAATCGTTCGATCATCGCCATTTTAATCATCCCAGCGTAGTTAATGGCGGTCTTCTCGAATCGCGAAAAGACGCGTCGACACTCTTTGAGCCAACCTATGGAGCGTTCGACAATATTCCGGCGTCGATAACAATCCCCGTCGAATTGTGCCGTTCGTGCGTCGCGATCTTCATTCGACTTCGACGGGATGATCGGATTGATTCCAAGATCGATGAGCGTCTCGTCGATCCATTCGGCTCGATAACCTTTATCTCCTGCAAGATTCACTGGCCAAGCAACCGGGCGACCTTCGCTGTCATGAAGATCGTTGTCGGCCTTCTCGAGGACCTCGAGCAGTGCTGTGGTCTCATGAGCTTGCCCTCCCGTAATGGTGAATGCCAGAGGATTGCCCATGCCATCCACGAGAAGATGGATTTTGGTTGAATATCCGCCTCGCGAACGGCCTAGTGCATGATCAGCTGGCTCGTCTGGCGCCCCCTTTTTCCACCGCCAGAAGCACATCGATGGGCACGGATGACGCTCCCATCGACACACCATAGATCACTATCGATTGCACCATCATCAATGCGAGCTGAACGAAGCTTATTCAGAACAGCGTCAAGGGTTCCATCACCGTTCCATTTATCGTAGAGGCCGTAGATAGTTCTCCACTTCCCAAATTCTTCAGGGAGATCGCGCCAAGGCGATCCGGTGCGCAGAATCCAAAGAATGGCATCAAACGCTAAGCGGTAGTTCGTAGGAGGCCGCCCCGTTGTCTTCGGAGACGGAAACAGTTCCTCGATGCATTCCCATTGCAAATCGGTTAATCTGTGACGTGCCATCGTGTCTTGGTTCACCGGTAAATGGAATCGACCACTTCTCAGCTAACGCAGTATGAAGGCATCCTGCTTGGGGATTTCGCCGCATCGTGCGGCGAAGGTTTATCGCATACTTTCAAAGTCGGAATGGAATGGAGCGGTCCTTGGTGAAGGTCCGCTCTGCATTCCGACTTCGGGCTTCACGACGCTCAGGTTGCACCTCTGCAGAGCCCTATCCTTCGTGAAGCCGCTTTGGTTGTAATCGCTCAGCTTGGGCTATGCAACTTGTTTTGCCGCAGCTCGCTTTTCTTGTCGCAACTGGCGTGCTGCTTCAAGCTTGCGATCGCGTTCCTTGCATATCTCTTCGCTTAGTCCTGCTAGGCAGTCGGCGGGGGTGATGTAACCGATTGCGCTGTGCAAACGTACTGTGTTGTAGTAATGCACGTAGTTGGCTATTCGCTTCTCGGCTTCATCCTTTGTTGCAGGGCAACCTGGACGAATGCACTCGCTCTTGAGTGAACCGTGCCAGCGTTCCAGCTTTCCATTGCTTTGCGGGTAGTAGGGACTGGTCCGTACATGTGTAAGGCCGTACTCGCGAACGAATTCTTTGAAGTCCTTAGCGATGAATTGCGGGCCGTTGTCGCTGATGATTCTCGGCTTCACGCCCGGGTGCTTTTCCGTTCCCCTTGCAATTACCAACTCGACGTCTTGTTCTTTCATCGTCTCGCGAAGTTCTTGATGAACGATGTAGCGACTGAATCCATCGAGTACGGATATCAAGAAGTAAAACGTGCCGCCAACGTTGATGTAGCTGACATCCACGTGCCATTCCTGGTGGATTTTCGTTGGTTGAATGAAGCCTGTTCCTTTCTTGCTGGGAGTAACGATCTTGCGATCCAAACGACCAGCGGTCTTAAGAACTCGATACGTTGTACTTGGGCTGACAGCGACGATGTCGTCGTCGAGCATCATGAATGTCAATCGTCGATAGCCTTCCAGCGGGTGTTTTTCGTGGAAGTCTAGAATAGCCTTCTTCTCCCAGTCTTCGAGCCACCAATCACGCGGAATCTTACCGTTGTGTTCGTTGGCCTTTCCGTAGCGTTTGAGCCACTTGTGGTAATTGCTGGTGGAGAGTTTGGCCCATTTGAGCAAGGCCTTGCAAGGCAGTTCAGATCGCTCGGTCCAGTACTTCATGTAGTCGACAATCTTGTCTCGAATGTCGTGAGGGACCCAAACGCCTTCTAGAGGTCCCCATTGGCTTTTTTTGCTTTGACGTTCTCCTCCATGAGTTCTGCGATCACCTCGTTCTTGTACATGAGCTTCTCTTCAAGCTTTTTGATTCGTTGCTCTTTGAGTTGGTTGATCTTGGCCTCTGCTAACTTGGATGCTTTCTCGGATTTGGCGTTTTTTTCGAAAGCTCGCTCCACTTGATCGAGCGCCATGGCGACCCATTGATGGATCTGCGTCGGTTGGATTGAGAGCTCCTCAGCTATCGTGGAAATGGGTTCTTTGCCCTTGAGGTGCCGTCGAACGATGACAGCCTTTTGCTCAGCGGTGAATTTTCTACGTGATTTGGTCATCGGAATCCTCCTAAGATCAGGTTATCTTAGCCTAATCAGCGGGAATTCCACTTTCTAGAGAGGCAAGACAATCGTATCCTCCTTGATTGGCGATCCGTCGATTATCGCAAATTCGCAAAGTTACGAAAACACCAGTTTTCAAACAGAGCCTAGTGTACATTGGCCGTCTTTCGGCTCTTTGCCACAGCAGGTTCAGGTTGCTAGTCTCTTATTGCGTCTGCTGGGGTAAGGGACTGTTGGTTTGATAGATTTGAATGTTTGGAGTTTCTTCGACAAACACACATCCCCCGCCTTCTTGGCGTTGTGCTCGACTTATTACGTTTGCGTTGGCCTCTTAAGGATGGTCATGATTCTGGCTCGCGGCTGGCCGAACGCAGCGCGCGATTGAGACGAAGATATTGTGACTTGCACTAAAACAGAACACGCGGCCGTATGACCTGCCTCGCGCGAGAAGCCACATTGCATTTACGCGATCCGAAGGCGGCCGCACGGTCTACCAAACAGTGAACCCGGGAGGTTCCTTCAGCGTCGGATTCACCTCAATCATTTTCTTCACTAGATCGAAGTCAACTTGCGGTGCGATAACGAACCTTGACGCGTATTGAACCTGTAGCAAATTTTGATGATCGACACTTTCGGAAGTAAGAAAATCGGGAATCCCTTTCTCGATCACCTCGGCTAGGTGCCGGATTTCTGCTGCGCCCTCGTGTGGCCGCCCGAATTGTTGTTCGTACCTCTGCAGATCGAGCATCCCCTGCTTGAGCATTCGGCGATGCCCCTCGCACATGAAGCAGATTGAAAACTCCTGGCTGATCGGCAGGAGGATTTCGACTCCTGGGCTGTCCAGCCCTCGCTGTTTCGGATCGACGACATTGTGCAGCGTTATCGGATTGTCTGAAATCCAGAACGGCGTATCGGCGGGGGCGCGGCGAAGAATCCAAATCTTATTGAAGAAGTACCAGCCGATCTTTTGTGCGGTCTGTAGAACCAATGCGGCGTGATTCTTTAGGTCATTCTCACTCAGTTTTTTAATGACATCGCCCCCATCAATTCTGCGTTCCTCAAGCACCCGAAGAATCCCCGCGTTTAGACTCTGTGCCCGTTCCCTAATTGCCTTCACTCGCAGTTGTTGGACGGCGGCGAAGTAAGCCAGCTCAGCTCTCTCGTCGTTCGTGAGGTGGGCAAGGGATTCTTTCTTGATTATCTCTGCGAACATCCCTGAAATGCTCGCTTCCAGCTTTCCAAGCTCGTACTCAAGCGTCTGCGTGTTACCATTCCCATCAATGAAATCGTAGAAACGGGCCTCCGCAGCTACGCCTCTCGGCAAGGTTGTGAACGACCGTCCGGTGGCCTTATCGAACACTGCAACTCGTCCCTTGCTGTCGGCGAAGTTCCGCAACAGAAACTGAGGGACGTAATGCTGGTGTTTGGGATGAATCATCTCGGCCATACTCATACTGCCACGAGAAATTGCTTGCCGTACTCTAACCCGCTTCCTCGGAAGCAAGTGCCGGAGCCTCCAGCGTCTCATGGTATCGCGGGAATTTTTCGTGCAGCTTGTCCTCATCCATGTGGAAGTAACGGGTCTGGGGATGTTTGACTGATGTGCCCATCATCATGACGCACGAGAAGATCTCGCCGGTCCGGTCGAGGTAGTTGCACGCGAAACTGTGTCGAAAGTTGTACATTT includes these proteins:
- a CDS encoding sulfatase; the encoded protein is MHRLPLSLGMLLLLVCCPIAPAADSRPNVLFIISDDLNNMLGCYGDPLAKTPNIDRLAARGVRFDRAYCTFPLCGPSRNSMLTGLYPNSTGILANAQIFRQTIPTHRSLPQAFRNAGYFVTRIGKLYHYNVPRSIGTNGHDDPGSWEMEINPAGVDRLVEEPQIYSLTPGQFGGTLSWFASPEPDAKHTDGLMASDAEWVLERCSKQNDRPFFLALGFFRPHTPYVAPKTYFSKYPRESMPVVQGIDEDQKDIPAPGLGSYKREQDKLTDELRQEARQAYLASISFMDSQVGRVVDTLDRLKLSENTIIVFTSDHGYHMGEHGLWQKMSLFEESARVPLLIVTPNSKQAGQVAKTPVSHVDLYPTLAELCQVPTQDALQGESLVPILNAPETKGRGWALTQVMRGGGQAAAAVTTNVGADGKRFFGYSLRTDRYRYTEWAEGERGRELYDHDKDPHEIRNLANESDFASIRDELSKQLQAAVKTTYPPSGETPSLKPGLWAPDLTNP
- a CDS encoding transposase, which produces MTKSRRKFTAEQKAVIVRRHLKGKEPISTIAEELSIQPTQIHQWVAMALDQVERAFEKNAKSEKASKLAEAKINQLKEQRIKKLEEKLMYKNEVIAELMEENVKAKKANGDL
- a CDS encoding IS5 family transposase, which gives rise to MARHRLTDLQWECIEELFPSPKTTGRPPTNYRLAFDAILWILRTGSPWRDLPEEFGKWRTIYGLYDKWNGDGTLDAVLNKLRSARIDDGAIDSDLWCVDGSVIRAHRCASGGGKRGRQTSQLIMH
- a CDS encoding DUF4238 domain-containing protein codes for the protein MIHPKHQHYVPQFLLRNFADSKGRVAVFDKATGRSFTTLPRGVAAEARFYDFIDGNGNTQTLEYELGKLEASISGMFAEIIKKESLAHLTNDERAELAYFAAVQQLRVKAIRERAQSLNAGILRVLEERRIDGGDVIKKLSENDLKNHAALVLQTAQKIGWYFFNKIWILRRAPADTPFWISDNPITLHNVVDPKQRGLDSPGVEILLPISQEFSICFMCEGHRRMLKQGMLDLQRYEQQFGRPHEGAAEIRHLAEVIEKGIPDFLTSESVDHQNLLQVQYASRFVIAPQVDFDLVKKMIEVNPTLKEPPGFTVW
- a CDS encoding IS5 family transposase, with amino-acid sequence MVCRWERHPCPSMCFWRWKKGAPDEPADHALGRSRGGYSTKIHLLVDGMGNPLAFTITGGQAHETTALLEVLEKADNDLHDSEGRPVAWPVNLAGDKGYRAEWIDETLIDLGINPIIPSKSNEDRDARTAQFDGDCYRRRNIVERSIGWLKECRRVFSRFEKTAINYAGMIKMAMIERFLRMMCS
- a CDS encoding IS3 family transposase yields the protein MKYWTERSELPCKALLKWAKLSTSNYHKWLKRYGKANEHNGKIPRDWWLEDWEKKAILDFHEKHPLEGYRRLTFMMLDDDIVAVSPSTTYRVLKTAGRLDRKIVTPSKKGTGFIQPTKIHQEWHVDVSYINVGGTFYFLISVLDGFSRYIVHQELRETMKEQDVELVIARGTEKHPGVKPRIISDNGPQFIAKDFKEFVREYGLTHVRTSPYYPQSNGKLERWHGSLKSECIRPGCPATKDEAEKRIANYVHYYNTVRLHSAIGYITPADCLAGLSEEICKERDRKLEAARQLRQEKRAAAKQVA
- a CDS encoding AAA family ATPase translates to MTFIKKITVSGFRGILTPVELPFVHGGKPTSMALFGRNGYGKSSLTDAWEWLQTDKIERLGREGAGASTFPHRSAKNGESYIEVEFATLGSGKITFNQKKITIPTKDGAVDAFRQVAPYPCSLRYEDLTRFVFYTKAEQYDALAVLMGFTPQVEYQKMLRRVSRKLEEEATKRKAITDRENSKLAEMIGDAPDAATLLAFLQQQFVHAGDTAPATKEDAVKAVEGLKERIKNDPRAAALANHSALRKCVAELKTGATVEADLIAYATEMEEFKSAEGNAVDLILIGLYEKGKEVVDKRKLAEGDPCPLCGIPFEGSLADHIKAELEALQTLKATKDKVDAKRKQLITAITPFGKLAKALEAGTKGNAVATAELLKDLTDSCNALDAPFADLGPLLKVSPENIVDETPAGIRTAAAAIKNKAQLFDVAQKALLEKLDKEIESLKDDGARSRLVEAEGKIIGALKQWEEWDKAATEQIVVMKKGADFQAIADNYIKTSNADIESKFNSISAEVEKYFGILEEHTDGVGKPVLRLQTDQDRAVTLEIEFRGEAISPAYKYLSESQLNSFGLALFLATARRFNGNFRFLLLDDIVNSFDGYKRPQLIKLLKTEFDDFQFLVLTHDDIWCEQLFSSFPKWVRKRIFRYDVNTGPMLQDGCCELEKVEQDLDIDEPTRAGRSLGPILERDLQELCEAFEASVAYTRKNEHTLKPLLTRLIARVKDKLKPAHKLCKALEQLDANSSFRNFCSHWKNPSTPFTTPEISEVVKMWKDIIAMVKCGEDKCVGYVKYDKDVFVCSCKKLTLAKGDTA
- the cyaB gene encoding class IV adenylate cyclase, which codes for MGREPLEAECKFRVENAAHLEAKLLGVHAKFVGREHHCDTYLRHPARDFRTTDEALRIREIDGRPHVTYKGPRQPGPIKIRPEIELPLVPDTSTEWFQIWECLGFQIAAKVEKHRDIYQVEQEGRLLTVTIDRVDNLGVFAEIERVVGSSEEAEMAQRDILALAELLGLHGVERRSYLGLLLEKSTDEA